In Populus alba chromosome 1, ASM523922v2, whole genome shotgun sequence, a single window of DNA contains:
- the LOC118040906 gene encoding protein TOO MANY MOUTHS, whose translation MSLLLPLAKPFTVIVSDSSNQSALVDGPQSGFTMNKNGARTDAREQESVYDIMRATGNDWATNIPDVCRGRWHGIECMPDKDNVYHVVSLSFGALSDDTAFPTCDPARSYISESIMKLPHLKTLFFYRCFSDNPQPIPSFLGQLNPTLQTLVLRENGHVGLVPTELGNLTRLKVLDLHKNNLNGSIPVSLGRLADLKSLDLSGNKLTGSIFSLSFPVLNVLDLSQNMLTGSIPSSLGFCHSLIKIDFSRNRLGGSIPESIGSLKELILMDLSYNRLSKPLPTSIRSLTSLQALILKGNPMGSATLASEEFDGMKSLMVLILSNTNLHGPIPESLGRLTNLRVIHLDENHLNGSIPTNFKDLKNLGELRLNDNQLTGPVPFGREMVWKMRRKLKLYNNTGLCYDANSGFEDGLDSTFDSGIGLCNTPEPGSARTVQHLSAIDGETMPSTTNKSSAELHEASVFVRLLQQTIAIVSTLIFIST comes from the coding sequence ATGTCTCTTCTATTACCACTCGCCAAGCCTTTCACCGTCATCGTGTCGGATTCTAGCAACCAATCCGCCCTCGTGGACGGGCCGCAATCTGGGTTCACGATGAACAAGAATGGAGCTCGGACCGATGCTCGTGAGCAAGAATCGGTCTATGACATCATGCGAGCCACTGGCAACGACTGGGCAACCAATATCCCTGATGTTTGTCGTGGCCGGTGGCACGGTATCGAGTGCATGCCGGACAAGGACAATGTGTACCATGTTGTTTCATTGTCCTTCGGCGCATTGTCCGATGACACTGCTTTCCCCACATGCGACCCGGCAAGGTCCTACATCTCAGAGTCTATCATGAAGCTTCCCCACctcaaaactttgtttttttaccgTTGTTTTAGCGACAACCCACAGCCTATCCCTTCATTTTTGGGGCAGCTGAACCCAACTTTGCAAACCTTGGTGCTCAGGGAAAACGGGCATGTAGGCCTTGTTCCTACTGAATTAGGAAATCTTACACGTCTGAAAGTTCTTGATCTCCACAAAAACAATCTTAACGGTTCAATTCCTGTTTCATTGGGCCGGCTGGCCGACCTTAAATCGTTGGATTTGAGTGGGAATAAACTGACCGGTTCAATTTTCAGTTTAAGTTTCCCggttttaaatgttttggaCCTGAGCCAGAACATGCTCACGGGTTCAATTCCATCCTCCCTTGGTTTTTGCCACTCTctaatcaaaattgattttagtCGAAATCGTCTTGGTGGTTCCATTCCAGAGTCAATTGGTAGCCTAAAAGAGCTTATTCTAATGGATTTGAGCTATAATCGGCTATCAAAGCCGCTTCCAACATCCATTAGAAGCTTGACTTCTCTCCAGGCATTGATTCTCAAAGGAAATCCAATGGGGTCTGCTACCCTCGCTAGTGAAGAGTTTGATGGTATGAAGAGTCTAATGGTTTTAATTCTATCAAACACAAATTTGCATGGTCCAATCCCCGAGTCACTAGGCCGGTTAACAAACCTTCGGGTCATCCATCTTGATGAGAACCACTTAAATGGTTCAATTCCTACAAACTTCAAGGACTTGAAAAACCTTGGTGAATTGAGACTCAATGACAATCAACTAACTGGGCCGGTTCCATTTGGAAGAGAAATGGTGTGGAAGATGAGAAGGAAGCTTAAACTTTACAATAACACAGGATTGTGTTATGATGCTAATAGTGGTTTTGAAGATGGTCTGGATTCTACATTCGATTCGGGTATTGGTTTATGCAACACACCTGAACCCGGTTCGGCAAGGACTGTGCAACATCTTTCTGCAATTGACGGGGAGACTATGCCAAGTACAACTAATAAATCCTCAGCAGAACTTCATGAAGCTTCAGTTTTTGTTAGGTTGCTTCAACAAACAATAGCTATTGTGTCtactttaattttcatttcaacGTGA
- the LOC118040907 gene encoding uncharacterized protein: MASPRVLGTAFLVLLIVDLTLAARTLQAISGGGGGGQGGGGGGGSGSGLGSGYGSGSGSGSGEGYGAGGRGGGGGGGSGGGGGGGSGGGNGSGSGYGSGSGSGYGSGSGIGGGKGGGGGGGSGGGGGGGQGSGSGSGSGYGSGSGSGSGGGKGGKGSGGGGGGGGGGGGSGSGSGYGSGSGYGEGYGGGKGN; the protein is encoded by the coding sequence ATGGCAAGTCCAAGAGTGTTAGGGACTGCTTTCCTGGTCTTGCTCATTGTAGACCTCACCCTTGCTGCTAGGACACTGCAGGCAATcagtggaggtggaggtggagggcagggaggaggtggtggtggtggttctgGATCAGGACTTGGGTCAGGTTATGGTTCTGGGTCTGGATCCGGGAGCGGTGAAGGATATGGTGCTGGTGGTCGTGGAGGAGGTGGAGGCGGAGGCAGTGGcggaggtggaggtggtggcAGTGGTGGAGGCAATGGGTCAGGTTCTGGTTATGGGTCTGGTAGCGGCTCAGGCTATGGGTCTGGTAGTGGGATAGGTGGTGGTAaaggtggcggcggcggcggcggcagtggaggtggcggcggcggcggtcAAGGCTCTGGATCTGGAAGTGGGTCAGGCTATGGAAGTGGAAGTGGAAGCGGAAGTGGCGGTGGCAAGGGTGGGAAAGgaagtggaggaggaggaggaggaggaggtggaggaggaggatccgGCTCTGGCTCAGGTTATGGTAGCGGGTCTGGTTATGGGGAGGGATACGGAGGAGGGAAAGGTAATTAG